One Meriones unguiculatus strain TT.TT164.6M chromosome 5, Bangor_MerUng_6.1, whole genome shotgun sequence DNA segment encodes these proteins:
- the LOC132654049 gene encoding vomeronasal type-1 receptor 44-like has translation MNKASILHTNTNIKITLFSEMSVGISANSILFVFHLCMLIGAHRPKLIDLAIGFLTLTQLLMLLTMGLIAADMFMSQGRWDPTTCQSLIYLHRFLRGLSLCAACLLNVLWTIILSPRSCCLDKFKHKFAADISCTLFLCVLYMSFSSYLLVSISAIPNSTSDNFMYVTQSCSLLPLSYSRQNTFSTLVVFREAFLISLMVFSSGYMVTLLYRHMKQARHLHSTKLSPKASPERRATRTILLLMSFFVVLYILDSVIFHTRMKFKDGSLFYYIQILVSHGYATVSPLVFICTEKRITKFLRSLWDRKLNI, from the coding sequence atgaataaagccagcatactccacactaacacaaacattaaaatcaccttgttctctgaaatgagtgttgggatctcagccaacagcatccTTTTCGTCTTCCATCTCTGTATGCTCATTGGTGCGCACAGGCCTAAGCTCATTGATCTCGCCATTGGATTCTTGACCCTGACCCAACTACTGATGCTGCTAACTATGGGACTCATAGCTGCAGACATGTTTATGTCTCAGGGGAGGTGGGACCCCACCACATGCCAATCCCTTATCTATCTGCACAGGTTCTTGAGGGGCCTCTCCCtttgtgctgcctgtctgctgaatgtcctctggaccatcatcctcagccctagaagctgctgcttagacaagtttaaacataaatttGCCGCTGACATCTCCTGCaccctttttctttgtgttctctacatgtcttttagcagttacctcCTGGTATCAATAAGTGCCATCCCCAATTCGACCTcagataattttatgtatgttactCAGTCTTGCTCACTTCTCCCACTGAGTTACTCCAGACAAAACACATTTTCCACACTGGTGGtcttcagggaagcctttcttatcaGTCTCATGGTGTTCTCCAGCGGGTACATGGTGACTCTTTTATACAGACACATGAAGCAGGCccggcatcttcacagcaccaaactttctccaaaagcatccccagagCGAAGGGCCACccggaccatcctgctgctcatgagcttctttgtggTTCTCTACATTTTGGACAGTGTTATCTTCCACACaagaatgaagttcaaagatgGCTCTCTGTTTTACTATATCCAGATTCTTGTGTCCCatggctatgccacagtcagtcctcttgtgtttatttgcactgaaaagcgtataactaaatttttaaggTCACTGTGGGACAGGAAATTAAATATCTGA